A region from the Brassica napus cultivar Da-Ae chromosome C8, Da-Ae, whole genome shotgun sequence genome encodes:
- the LOC125575118 gene encoding uncharacterized protein LOC125575118 — translation MTDSWTDMKRRSIMNLCANSRGGTCFLSSKDSSKDSHTGEYIFNYIDKCIEDLGAEMVVQVVTDNATNNVAAAKLLKEKRPRVFWTGCAAHTMDLMLEGISKLPGFAKVIEQAKALTIFVYAHHTTLSMMRTYTKRDIVRPGATRFATCFLTLQSLYEKKGQLKSMFNSDQWHDCKHSKSVKGKTASDTVMSYAFWSSVMVILKVFTPMVKVLRLADGEKIPSLGFVYGELLEAKKSIKEASDHLEKNYQPIFRIIDEKMKGRLDSPLHMAAYFLNPYYFYKDPTIQYDIEVSEGFIKCVETFYHGEFEEQDLVVNHEISL, via the coding sequence ATGACAGATTCATGGACTGATATGAAGAGAAGGAGCATCATGAATTTGTGTGCTAACTCAAGAGGAGGCACTTGTTTTCTGTCATCAAAGGATTCTTCCAAAGATTCTCACACAGGCGAGTATATCTTCAACTACATTGATAAGTGTATAGAAGATTTAGGGGCTGAGATGGTTGTGCAAGTGGTCACGGATAATGCAACCAATAATGTAGCTGCTGCGAAGTTGCTTAAAGAGAAGAGGCCAAGAGTCTTTTGGACTGGATGTGCTGCTCACACTATGGATTTGATGCTTGAAGGGATTTCTAAGTTGCCCGGGTTTGCTAAGGTGATTGAACAAGCAAAGGCTCTCACCATATTTGTTTATGCTCATCATACAACATTGTCAATGATGAGAACATATACAAAGAGGGATATTGTGAGGCCAGGAGCAACAAGATTTGCAACATGTTTCCTCACGCTACAAAGTCTTTATGAGAAGAAGGGGCAACTGAAGAGCATGTTCAACAGTGATCAGTGGCATGATTGTAAGCATTCCAAGTCTGTGAAGGGTAAGACTGCATCTGATACTGTGATGAGTTATGCATTTTGGAGTAGTGTCATGGTTATTTTGAAAGTATTCACCCCTATGGTGAAGGTTCTTCGGTTGGCTGATGGAGAGAAGATACCATCTCTTGGGTTTGTTTATGGTGAGCTTTTGGAAGCTAAGAAGTCTATTAAAGAAGCTAGTGACCATTTGGAGAAGAACTATCAACCTATATTCAGGatcattgatgaaaaaatgaaaGGAAGGTTGGATTCTCCTTTGCATATGGCTGCTTACTTCCTCAACCCTTATTATTTCTACAAAGACCCTACTATCCAGTATGACATAGAGGTTTCAGAAGGATTCATCAAGTGTGTGGAAACTTTCTATCATGGAGAATTTGAGGAACAAGACTTGGTTGTTAATCATGAGATTAGTCTTTAG
- the LOC106412430 gene encoding napin-B-like → MANKLFLVSATLAFFFLLTNASIYRTVVEFDEDSQIGPFGPQQCQKEFEQTQHLRACQQWIHMQATQPPSGPRALEFEDDIENPQGPQLKVTLFQQCCNELRQEDTICVCPALKHVSEEVRIQFEQEQHQGLPQIVSRIYQTAKQLPKFCKVPQVSVCPFQHDMPFPPYY, encoded by the coding sequence ATGGCGAACAAGCTCTTCCTAGTCTCCGCAACtctcgccttcttcttcttactcacCAACGCCTCCATCTACCGCACGGTCGTCGAGTTCGACGAAGATAGCCAAATAGGCCCATTTGGCCCACAACAATGTCAGAAGGAGTTTGAACAAACACAACATCTAAGAGCATGCCAGCAATGGATCCACATGCAAGCAACGCAACCCCCTTCTGGTCCCCGGGCCCTCGAGTTTGAAGACGACATTGAGAACCCTCAGGGCCCACAGCTGAAAGTAACGCTATTCCAGCAATGCTGCAATGAGCTTCGCCAGGAAGACACAATTTGTGTTTGCCCAGCCTTGAAGCATGTATCCGAAGAAGTTAGAATCCAGTTTGAACAGGAACAACATCAGGGACTTCCCCAAATAGTGAGCCGTATCTACCAGACCGCTAAGCAGTTGCCCAAGTTTTGCAAAGTTCCACAAGTTAGCGTTTGTCCTTTCCAGCATGATATGCCTTTCCCTCCCTACTACTAG
- the LOC106412932 gene encoding glutathione S-transferase T3-like, whose product MERKERRSWTPTDDVVLMSSWLNTSKDAVVGNKQKSVAFWKRIADYFDASPKLAGCEKREPMHCKQRWHKINDIDCKFCGAYEAAAREKTPGQNENDILKQAHELRHDQKWCDLSTERTSKKRKCEDGAQYSTSQATDNNTGEADEGTDRPPGVKAAKLCGKKPMEEGKGLCEFERMWSIKQEDLSRKERLSKIGLLAKTGPLPEYEEALKKKLILSCSPHSLKKKLICLSVNRGNIAEQTEDKEL is encoded by the exons ATGGAGCGTAAAGAACGGAGGTCTTGGACGCCAACAGATGATGTAGTCCTCATGAGCTCTTGGTTAAACACCAGCAAAGATGCTGTTGTTGGGAACAAGCAAAAGTCTGTGGCCTTCTGGAAGAGAATAGCAGACTACTTTGATGCTAGTCCGAAGCTTGCAGGCTGTGAAAAAAGAGAGCCAATGCACTGCAAGCAACGGTGGCACAAGATCAATGATATTGACTGTAAGTTCTGTGGAGCATATGAAGCTGCAGCAAGAGAGAAAACTCCAGGCCAAAATGAGAATGATATTCTCAAACAAGCTCAC GAGCTTCGCCATGACCAGAAGTGGTGTGATCTATCTACCGAGAGAACctctaaaaagagaaaatgtgaGGACGGTGCACAATACTCAACATCTCAAGCAACTGACAACAACACTGGTGAAGCGGATGAGGGAACGGATCGGCCCCCTGGTGTTAAGGCAGCCAAGCTATGTGGTAAGAAGCCAATGGAAGAGGGGAAGGGACTGTGTGAATTTGAGCGGATGTGGTCCATTAAGCAAGAGGATTTGAGTAGGAAAGAAAGGCTCTCCAAGATAGGTCTACTTGCTAAAACAGGGCCACTCCCTGAGTACGAAGAAGCTCTAAAGAAGAAGCTCATACTGAGTTGTTCTCCACATAGTCTAAAGAAGAAGCTCATCTGTTTAAGT GTCAACAGAGGAAACATAGCGGAGCAAACAGAGGACAAAGAGTTGTAG
- the LOC106359498 gene encoding NEDD8-activating enzyme E1 regulatory subunit AXR1-like isoform X1 gives MLSPRRNLSSMESVGVSLGGIQIYFSLCINSIARRIGSRSNQSLEHGWIWGKVGRAGLEEASICLLNCGPTGSEALKNLVLGGVGSITIVDGSKVELGDLGNNFMVDERSVGQSKAKSTSSERFNG, from the exons ATGCTCTCTCCTCGACGAAATCTCTCGTCGATGGAATCAGTCGGCGTCTCTCTCGGGG GTATCCAGATTTACTTCTCTCTCTGTATAAACTCCATAGCTCGTCGTATTGGGAGTAGAAGTAATCAATCGTTAGAACATGGCTGGATATGGGGGAAAGTAGGGCGAGCTGGTTTGGAAGAAGCGAGCATCTGTTTGCTCAATTGTGGGCCCACTGGATCCGAGGCGTTGAAGAATCTCGTTCTCGGTGGAGTTGGGAGCATCACCATCGTTGATGGATCTAAAGTCGAGCTTGGTGACCTTGGAAACAacttcatgg TGGATGAGAGGAGTGTTGGTCAGTCAAAAGCTAAGTCTACTT CTAGTGAAAGATTCAATGGTTAA
- the LOC106359498 gene encoding NEDD8-activating enzyme E1 regulatory subunit AXR1-like isoform X4, with protein sequence MLSPRRNLSSMESVGVSLGGIQIYFSLCINSIARRIGSRSNQSLEHGWIWGKVGRAGLEEASICLLNCGPTGSEALKNLVLGGVGSITIVDGSKVELGDLGNNFMGAHYN encoded by the exons ATGCTCTCTCCTCGACGAAATCTCTCGTCGATGGAATCAGTCGGCGTCTCTCTCGGGG GTATCCAGATTTACTTCTCTCTCTGTATAAACTCCATAGCTCGTCGTATTGGGAGTAGAAGTAATCAATCGTTAGAACATGGCTGGATATGGGGGAAAGTAGGGCGAGCTGGTTTGGAAGAAGCGAGCATCTGTTTGCTCAATTGTGGGCCCACTGGATCCGAGGCGTTGAAGAATCTCGTTCTCGGTGGAGTTGGGAGCATCACCATCGTTGATGGATCTAAAGTCGAGCTTGGTGACCTTGGAAACAacttcatgg GAGCACACTATAATTGA
- the LOC106359498 gene encoding NEDD8-activating enzyme E1 regulatory subunit AXR1-like isoform X3, producing the protein MLSPRRNLSSMESVGVSLGGIVFSIARRIGSRSNQSLEHGWIWGKVGRAGLEEASICLLNCGPTGSEALKNLVLGGVGSITIVDGSKVELGDLGNNFMGAHYN; encoded by the exons ATGCTCTCTCCTCGACGAAATCTCTCGTCGATGGAATCAGTCGGCGTCTCTCTCGGGGGTATCGTCTTCTCTATCG CTCGTCGTATTGGGAGTAGAAGTAATCAATCGTTAGAACATGGCTGGATATGGGGGAAAGTAGGGCGAGCTGGTTTGGAAGAAGCGAGCATCTGTTTGCTCAATTGTGGGCCCACTGGATCCGAGGCGTTGAAGAATCTCGTTCTCGGTGGAGTTGGGAGCATCACCATCGTTGATGGATCTAAAGTCGAGCTTGGTGACCTTGGAAACAacttcatgg GAGCACACTATAATTGA
- the LOC106359498 gene encoding NEDD8-activating enzyme E1 regulatory subunit AXR1-like isoform X2 yields MDLKSSLVTLETTSWWMRGVLVSQKLSLLLVKDSMVKLDKICREANVKLVFVRSYGLVGIVRVSVKEHTIIDSKPDHFLDDLRLNNHGVSQTCHRGRSIVDYSFVILCCLV; encoded by the exons ATGGATCTAAAGTCGAGCTTGGTGACCTTGGAAACAacttcatgg TGGATGAGAGGAGTGTTGGTCAGTCAAAAGCTAAGTCTACTT CTAGTGAAAGATTCAATGGTTAAGCTTGATAAAATCTGTAGAGAAGCAAACGTCAAGCTAGTTTTTGTTCGCTCTTACGGTCTTGTTGGGATTGTTCGTGTGTCAGTAAAG GAGCACACTATAATTGACTCAAAGCCTGATCATTTTCTTGATGACCTTCGCTTGAATAATCACGGCGTGTCACAGACTTGTCACCGAGGAAGAAGCATTGTAGACTACTCTTTTGTAATTTTGTGTTGTCTAGTCTag
- the LOC106412037 gene encoding zinc finger protein CONSTANS-LIKE 1-like encodes MGKKKCDLCDGVARIYCESDQASLCWNCDGKVHGANFLVAKHTRCLLCTSCQSLTPWKATGLRLGPTFSVCESCVALKSAAAGGVGAGNGSENEEDRLGLIDDDAESYDDDEDEDEDEEYSDEDEEVDEEEVENQVVPWSAAAAAQLPPMMSSSSSSDGGDLVGKRGRDCSDDEIGSSSPAQELNYSPPLKRPSRKGRASKSTAAVNSLIRLEGEGALNGAVDSSPSSSSSLIVAIPKTRRDLSR; translated from the exons atggggaagaagaagtgtgaTTTATGCGACGGTGTTGCAAGAATATATTGCGAGTCAGATCAAGCGAGTCTATGCTGGAACTGCGACGGTAAAGTTCACGGCGCTAACTTCCTTGTCGCCAAGCACACGCGTTGTCTTCTCTGCACCTCTTGCCAGTCCCTTACGCCGTGGAAAGCCACGGGGCTTCGTCTCGGTCCAACCTTCTCCGTCTGCGAGTCATGCGTCGCTCTTAAATCCGCCGCCGCCGGTGGAGTCGGTGCCGGCAATGGTTCCGAGAACGAAGAGGATCGTCTCGGGCTCATAGATGACGACGCGGAGTCTTACGACGATGATGAGgacgaagatgaagatgaggagtacagtgatgaagatgaagaagttgaCGAGGAGGAAGTGGAGAACCAAGTGGTGCCGTGGTCTGCGGCGGCTGCAGCGCAACTGCCTCCTATGATgagttcatcatcatcttctgaCGGCGGAGATCTGGTGGGGAAAAGGGGGAGGGACTGCTCCGAT GACGAGATCGGAAGCTCTTCTCCAGCTCAAGAGTTAAACTATTCTCCACCGTTAAAGCGACCGTCGAGAAAAGGACGCGCGTCCAAATCAACGGCTGCGGTTAACTCTCTCATCAGATTAGAAGGAGAGGGCGCATTGAACGGCGCCGTTGATTCATCTCCCTCATCGTCGTCTTCTCTGATCGTTGCCATCCCCAAAACGAGGAGAGATCTCAGCCGTTGA
- the LOC106360518 gene encoding universal stress protein PHOS32 isoform X1 has protein sequence MNRDSDHPHLPTIKIHHHSSSTPTPTAGARRKIGVAVDLSEESSFAVRWAVDHYIRPGDAVVILHVSPTSVLFGADWGPLPLQTQPSQEDFDAYTASKVSDLAKPLTEAGFPHKVHIVKDHDMRERLCLEIERLGLSAVIMGSRGFGAEKRGSDGKLGSVSDYCVHHCVFPVVVVRFPDDRDGCPAASAPGGTKEAIVTVKSGRDDEAKIAAALAHHEHIKVNNHSSVYPETLISSPNQMSNGPLVSHLIHPLHSQVQLMDGNKGVQCDCVCALCYLLQP, from the exons ATGAACCGAGATTCCGATCACCCTCACCTCCCCACCATCAAGATCCACCACCACTCCTCCTCCACCCCCACCCCAACCGCCGGCGCCCGCCGTAAAATCGGAGTCGCCGTCGACCTCTCCGAGGAAAGCTCCTTCGCCGTTCGCTGGGCCGTCGATCACTACATCCGCCCCGGAGACGCCGTCGTCATCCTCCACGTCTCTCCCACGTCCGTCCTGTTCGGCGCGGACTGGGGCCCCCTCCCTCTCCAGACTCAGCCCAGCCAGGAGGATTTCGACGCGTACACGGCCTCTAAAGTATCCGATCTCGCGAAGCCGTTGACGGAGGCTGGGTTTCCTCACAAGGTTCATATAGTGAAGGATCACGATATGAGGGAGAGGCTGTGTTTGGAGATCGAGAGGCTGGGGCTTAGCGCTGTGATCATGGGGAGCAGAGGGTTTGGTGCTGAGAAGAGGGGGAGTGATGGGAAGCTTGGGTCTGTTAGTGATTATTGTGTTCATCATTGTGTTTttcctgttgttgttgttagatTCCCTGATGATCGTGACGGTTGTCCTGCTGCTTCTGCTCCTGGAGGTACTAAGGAGGCTATTGTTACCGTTAAATCAGGTAGGGATGATGAGGCTAAGATTGCTGCTGCTTTGGCTCATCATGAGCACATTAAAG ttaataatcattcaagcgtttatcccgaaacacttatttcctcgccgaatcag ATGAGTAATGGGCCCTTAGTATCTCATTTGATTCACCCTCTTCACAGCCAG GTACAACTGATGGATGGAAACAAAGGGGTTCAGTGTGATTGTGTGTGTGCTTTGTGCTATCTTTTGCAACCATGA
- the LOC106360518 gene encoding universal stress protein PHOS34 isoform X3, producing the protein MNRDSDHPHLPTIKIHHHSSSTPTPTAGARRKIGVAVDLSEESSFAVRWAVDHYIRPGDAVVILHVSPTSVLFGADWGPLPLQTQPSQEDFDAYTASKVSDLAKPLTEAGFPHKVHIVKDHDMRERLCLEIERLGLSAVIMGSRGFGAEKRGSDGKLGSVSDYCVHHCVFPVVVVRFPDDRDGCPAASAPGGTKEAIVTVKSGRDDEAKIAAALAHHEHIKDE; encoded by the exons ATGAACCGAGATTCCGATCACCCTCACCTCCCCACCATCAAGATCCACCACCACTCCTCCTCCACCCCCACCCCAACCGCCGGCGCCCGCCGTAAAATCGGAGTCGCCGTCGACCTCTCCGAGGAAAGCTCCTTCGCCGTTCGCTGGGCCGTCGATCACTACATCCGCCCCGGAGACGCCGTCGTCATCCTCCACGTCTCTCCCACGTCCGTCCTGTTCGGCGCGGACTGGGGCCCCCTCCCTCTCCAGACTCAGCCCAGCCAGGAGGATTTCGACGCGTACACGGCCTCTAAAGTATCCGATCTCGCGAAGCCGTTGACGGAGGCTGGGTTTCCTCACAAGGTTCATATAGTGAAGGATCACGATATGAGGGAGAGGCTGTGTTTGGAGATCGAGAGGCTGGGGCTTAGCGCTGTGATCATGGGGAGCAGAGGGTTTGGTGCTGAGAAGAGGGGGAGTGATGGGAAGCTTGGGTCTGTTAGTGATTATTGTGTTCATCATTGTGTTTttcctgttgttgttgttagatTCCCTGATGATCGTGACGGTTGTCCTGCTGCTTCTGCTCCTGGAGGTACTAAGGAGGCTATTGTTACCGTTAAATCAGGTAGGGATGATGAGGCTAAGATTGCTGCTGCTTTGGCTCATCATGAGCACATTAAAG ATGAGTAA
- the LOC106360518 gene encoding universal stress protein PHOS34 isoform X2 — protein MNRDSDHPHLPTIKIHHHSSSTPTPTAGARRKIGVAVDLSEESSFAVRWAVDHYIRPGDAVVILHVSPTSVLFGADWGPLPLQTQPSQEDFDAYTASKVSDLAKPLTEAGFPHKVHIVKDHDMRERLCLEIERLGLSAVIMGSRGFGAEKRGSDGKLGSVSDYCVHHCVFPVVVVRFPDDRDGCPAASAPGGTKEAIVTVKSGRDDEAKIAAALAHHEHIKGGFIVGKPATSKSQTYSWELNCFS, from the exons ATGAACCGAGATTCCGATCACCCTCACCTCCCCACCATCAAGATCCACCACCACTCCTCCTCCACCCCCACCCCAACCGCCGGCGCCCGCCGTAAAATCGGAGTCGCCGTCGACCTCTCCGAGGAAAGCTCCTTCGCCGTTCGCTGGGCCGTCGATCACTACATCCGCCCCGGAGACGCCGTCGTCATCCTCCACGTCTCTCCCACGTCCGTCCTGTTCGGCGCGGACTGGGGCCCCCTCCCTCTCCAGACTCAGCCCAGCCAGGAGGATTTCGACGCGTACACGGCCTCTAAAGTATCCGATCTCGCGAAGCCGTTGACGGAGGCTGGGTTTCCTCACAAGGTTCATATAGTGAAGGATCACGATATGAGGGAGAGGCTGTGTTTGGAGATCGAGAGGCTGGGGCTTAGCGCTGTGATCATGGGGAGCAGAGGGTTTGGTGCTGAGAAGAGGGGGAGTGATGGGAAGCTTGGGTCTGTTAGTGATTATTGTGTTCATCATTGTGTTTttcctgttgttgttgttagatTCCCTGATGATCGTGACGGTTGTCCTGCTGCTTCTGCTCCTGGAGGTACTAAGGAGGCTATTGTTACCGTTAAATCAGGTAGGGATGATGAGGCTAAGATTGCTGCTGCTTTGGCTCATCATGAGCACATTAAAG gtggattcattgttgggaaacccgcaacttccaaaagccaaacttattcatgggaattgaattgcttttcatag